Part of the Oculatellaceae cyanobacterium genome is shown below.
TCATTCCCGCCGGGCTGAAGGCGTTGATCTTTTTATCTAAGATATCTTTAGAATCGAGCCAAATTTTCCCCGATACCCGACAGCCAGCAATCAAGTCTGTCAGGCGGTTAAGGCAACTGAGAAAGCTAGTTTTTCCACACCCAGAGGGACCGAGTAATGCCGTGATGCAACCTGCATTAATCGGCAGCGTTACCTCCGCAAAAACAGGTTTCTTTCCGTAGTGCAAGCTTAACTGTTCAGCTTTAATGAATGAATGAGGAATTTCTCTAAACGGCTGTTGTTCGTCAATCAAAGGGTC
Proteins encoded:
- a CDS encoding ATP-binding cassette domain-containing protein yields the protein MIDEQQPFREIPHSFIKAEQLSLHYGKKPVFAEVTLPINAGCITALLGPSGCGKTSFLSCLNRLTDLIAGCRVSGKIWLDSKDILDKKINAFSPAGMKYTVALRRRIGTIFQKPNPFPLSIWKNLALPLREHGIKNREEIDRIIETTLTDVGLWNEVKDRLNTPALALSGGQQQRLCIARALVLKPEALLLD